The Synechococcus sp. BL107 nucleotide sequence AAATCACTGTGAGCCAGATGGCGCTTGCTCTCAGGCACCCCAACAAACCCCACTGGCATGCCAATCACGAGGCTGGGCCTTGGTGAACCTTCCTCCACTTGCTTGAGCAACACCTCCAATGCTGTGGGAGCACTGCCAATCAGCACCAAAGGGGCAGGTTGCACAGCAGCGAGCTCCTGCCAGGCCAACCACAGCCCTGCCGCCGTTCGCGTCGACCCTGACGGAGCAAAGGATGGGGCCCACTCGAGCACCGTGCGCACGGAAGCGCCCAACGTGCGCTGCGCCATCGGCCGAATCGCCGCGGCCGCCATCTCCGTATCCGTAAGAATCACCGCACCAGCTTGCAAAGCCGACAAGCCAGCCTCACAGGCGCCCTCACTAAAGCGCAGCAACTCAGCAATGGAGGGATCTCCACTGCTATGCACAAGGCGCTCCAACACCTCCTGCTCCAACGGCTGCAACCCGGTGTCTCCCAGCAACGCGCGAATCCTGCGGATGCTTTCGGTAAAAATCGGGTGGTCTTGGGCCATCCCGGCCATCATCGACCCATGCCGATCCATTTGATCTGGGGAGATGACGCCGCAGCGCGGGATCGGGCCATCGATGGCTTGATCCAGAGCCGCGTGGATCCCAGCTGGAGCAGCCTCAACCTCAGCCGCCTCGATGGCGCCGAAACGGGCCAAGCCATCCAGGCGCTGGAAGAAGCACGAACCCCGCCTTTCGCCACAGGAGAACGCTTGGTGCTGCTGCAGCGCAGCCCCTTTTGCAACGGCTGCCCAAGCGAACTCGCCGACCGCTTCGAAGCCGCCCTTGAGCTGATTCCCGATAGCAGTCATCTCGTGCTGGTGAATCCCAGCAAGCCGGATGGACGGCTGAGAACCACGAAAACGCTGCAAAAGCGGATCAAACAAGGTCTGGACTTGGAGCAAAGCTTCCCCTTACCAACGGCTTGGGATGGGGCTGGGCAACGGCAGCTGGTGCAACGCACCGCAGACGCTTTATCGCTCACGGTGAAACCAGACGCCATTGATGCCCTGGTGGAAGCGATCGGCACCGACAGCGCCCGATTGGAATCAGAGCTGCGGAAACTCTCCCTGCGCACCACCACAATCACCGCCGCCCTCGTGACGGAACTCGTGGGGGGGCGAGCCACCAATGCCCTTGCGGTGGGTGATGCCCTTCTAGATGGCAATGCGGGTGAAGCGATTGCCCGCTGGGATGCCCTGATCGAAGCGGGGGAGCCGGCCCTCCGCATCGTGGCCACCCTCACCGGCCAGATCCGAGGCTGGCTTTGGGTGAGCCTGCTCGAGCAACAGGGCGAACGCGATGTGGCCGTGATTGCCAAAGCTGCCGGCATTGGCAATCCCAAACGGATCTATGTGATGCGGAAGCAGCTGCAAGGCCGCCCACCCAAACGGTTTTTATCGCTGCTGGGACGACTTTTAGAGGTGGAGGCGCTACTCAAGCGGGGTGCCCTTCCGGGCAATGCCTTTCGAGACGGACTGCTGGGCTAATAGCCGCCACAGTGAGACAATCCCCTGCTGTTAGAGACCGCTGAAATGGCCCTGCTGGTGCAGAAATTTGGCGGCACCTCCGTCGGCAGTGTCGAACGCATCCAGGCTGTGGCTCAGCGGATTGCCCGTTGCCGCGAAAACGGAGATGACGTGGTGGTTGTGGTGTCCGCCATGGGACACACCACCGATGAGCTCACTGGGCTGGCGAACGCCTTAAACGCCTCTCCCGCTCAGAGGGAAATGGACATGTTGCTAGCCAGCGGTGAGCAGGTGTCTAGCGCTCTGCTCGCCATGGCTCTCCACAGCGAAGGTGTCGCTGCGGTATCGATGACGGGGCCTCAAGTGGGCATCGCCACGGAATCCACCCATGGCCGAGCCCGCATTCTTGAAATCCGAACCGATCGAATCCGCAACCGCCTTAGCGAAGGGAAAGTGGCGGTGGTCGCCGGCTTTCAAGGCACCAGCACCAGCAGTGATGGCATTCATGAAATCACCACCTTGGGCCGAGGCGGATCCGACACCTCAGCTGTTGCTTTAGCCGCAGCCCTGGGTGCCGATGCCTGCGAGATTTTCACCGATGTGCCCGGTGTCCTGAGCACGGATCCACGCAAAGTTGCGGATGCCCAGCTGATGGACAGCATCAGCTGTGATGAAATGCTCGAACTCGCCAGCTTGGGCGCCTCGGTGTTGCACCCTCGCGCTGTGGAGATCGCTCGAAACTACGGCGTGAATCTCGTGGTGCGATCCAGTTGGAGTGATGCTGCCGGCACCCGACTCACCAGCCGCACGGCTCGCCCGATTGGCCATGGCGGTCTGGAACTCGGAAGCCCCGTGGACGGGGTTGAGCAGGTGGATGGTCAAGCGATTTTGGCGCTGTCGCAAATACCCGATCAACCCGGCATTGCCGCCCGCCTGTTCGAAACCCTTTCGGATGCTGGGATCAATGTGGATCTGATCATTCAGGCCACCCATGAAGGCACCAGCAACGACATCACCTTCACCGTGAACGAGCCAGACTTGAACCAGGCCCGTGAGGTGACGCAAATCGTCCTCAACAGCCTGGGGGGTGAACTCTCCTCAGAGGGCGGCCTCACCAAACTGAGCATTCGTGGCGCCGGGATCATGGGGCGCCCCGGCATTGCAGCAAGCCTGTTCAATTGCCTATGCCAGCAAGGGATCAACCTGCGCCTGATTGCCACCAGCGAAGTGAAGGTGAGCTGCGTGATTGCATCCAGCTCTGGACGCAAGGCTTTGCAAGCCGTACGTGAGGCCTTTGAAGTGGAGGACTCGCAGGTCGCCATCAATCCCCCCTTGAGCGGCGAAAACGAACCCGAAGTTCGCGGTGTTGCCCTCGATCGCGATCAAGTGCAACTGTCCGTACGTCACGTCCCCGATCGCCCTGGTACCGCTGCTGCCCTCTGTTCTTCATTGGCCGACAACGGCATCAGCATCGATGCGATTGTCCAATCGGAACGTCAACACGCCGATGGCTCCCGCGACATCAGCTTCATCCTGCGCAAAGAAGACCGTGCCCGGGCTGACGTTGCTCTCGCTCCCCTGCTCGCCCAATGGCCTGGCGCTGCTTTAGAGGACGGCGATGCGATTGCACGGGTGAGTGCTGTTGGTGCTGGGATGCGTGCAACCGCCGGCACCGCAGGACGGATGTTTCGGGCCCTCGCCGACGCTCAGATCAACATTGGCCTCATCGCCACCAGTGAAATCCGCACGAGCTGTGTGGTGGCAGAAGACAATGGCGTCAAAGCCCTGCAAGTGGTCCATGCCTGCTTCGGGCTGGGTGGAGACAAACGGCATCAAGCGCAGGGCACAGCCTCACCGCTTGAAAAGACCTAAGGCCCGATTACAAAGGAGAACCATCAACGTTCCGACTTGAACGGCGATTTCCAGCAGACCTACCAAGCGGCAGAGCGCGCCTACGGCGGGGAAGATTACGAAACGGCGCATCACCTTGCCAGCGGTCTCCTCAAGCAATTGGAAGCTGAGATGAAAGCTGACGACGAGCTAGTCCGCGATGCAGTGCTCGGTTGGCAGGCCTTTGTGACCCTTCTGCTCGGCCACATCGAACTGCATGGCCGACAACGACCTGATCAGGCAGCGGAGTATTACCAGCTCACCCTGGACTGCCAGCCCCAAGACACCCTGGCGGACTTGGCAAGACAGGGCCTCCAACGCAGTGAGAGCGCTCAACAAGAGTCTTTCAACACCAACGTTGACGAGCTCGGGGCGTCACCCCCAACCACTGACGAATCCTTCGCGGGATCGTTGCCATCAATGCTGCAAGATCCCTTTCTCAACAACGCTGCGCCCGCAACAACCCCTGGCCCAAGCCAATCCACGGCCATGCCATGGCTCACCGAGAACAGCTCCCTTCCACAAGCCAGGGAAACGCCTGCGCCTGCGCCAAAGCGCATGGCTAAGCCAGTTCACTCGAAACCGGAACTCTCAGAGCCGGTAACGACTCCAAACGACGAGCCACATCATCAGGAGCAACCTTTGCCTTTGCTCATCGCCGAAGAAAGTGTTGAAAGAGCCTGGTTAAGGGTCTCCATCACGACCGACAAAACAAGGGTTGACTCAATCCCCATGGATCAAGCCAAACCCTCATCACGATTGAAGCGTTTATGGCAGGGCCTAAGCCGCAGCTGAACGACGGCGGCGAGTGCGTCCAGCCGGCATCTCTTGCTCAGGCTCAGCTGTTTTCTCTACCTTTGCTGCCACCTTCGTGGCCACAGCGGTCGTGGCAGCAGGCGCAGCTACAGCAACAGCGGGTGTTGCAACAGCCGTGGATGTTGCGACATCCGACGAGATGACGACAGACGCCGTTTTAGAAGGCGCGGCCACTGAGCTGCCATTCGCACGCACCGGTGCCGGTGGAGCACCATTGCGACGGACAACACCACGACCTGCACCACCACCGCGGTTACGGGAGGCAGGACGATCATCCGGCTCTGCATCGGCACGGCCCTTGTACTTAGGAGTTCCACCGGGGGCTGGTTGAACCAAGCACAGGATCAAGGGCTCCACCTGCAGTTCGCGACGCATGCGACGGCCGAGGCCCACCTCGACCTCGCGTTGAACACCCATCCAATCCACTTCAGGGGCCTTATCGCCGGTATTGCGAGAGAGCTGTTTCCAACGATTTTCCAGCACCCAGGTGATTTCTCGCTCAGTCCACAGCGACATCTTGCGGGCATCCGCCGTTGTGACCACACCGCGCAGGTTCACCCGGGGCGGTGCCACCATCGCGCCATCGGTACTGATCGCAGACAAAATCGTGACAACGCCGTCTTCTGCCAACTGCTGACGTTCCTTCAGAACGCGGGCATCAACGATGCCGTTGCGGGATTGATCGAGCAGTTCGATACCAGCTTTCACCGGATCTCCCTTTCTCAGGGATTCAGGGGTGAGTTCGACCACATCGCCGTTCTCAATAATCAAAGTGTTATTGACGGGCACTCCCATGGAATGGCCTGTTTTGGAGTGCTGCACAAGCATCCGGTGCTCCCCATGGACGGGAACAAAGAACTTGGGCTTGGTGAGAGCGAGCATCAGCTTTTGGTCTTCCTGGAAGCCGTGGCCAGACACATGAATGCCTTCGCCCTTGCCATAAACAACCTTGGCGCCAAGCATCATCAGCTTGTCGATCGTGTTCACCACAGAGATGGTGTTCCCAGGGATCGGGCTAGCAGAGAAAATGATCGTGTCGGTGGTTTTCACCTTCACTTGCGGATGATCACCACGCGAAATCCGGCTTAGAGCAGCAAGGGGCTCACCCTGGCTACCGGTCATCAGCAACAACGTTTCACGATCAGGCACATCATTGATTTGCTTGATCGGTACAAACAGCTCATCGGGCGCCCGCATGTAGCCCAATTCGCGGGCTTTAGCGATCACATTGAGCATGGAACGGCCCAATAGTCCGACCTTCCGGCCATTTTTCATCGCCAGCTCAAGAATCATCGACACACGATGAATCGAGCTCGCGAAGGTGGTGACGATCACCCGACCATCGGCATTGGCAATGTGACGGTCGAGGTTGGGAAACACCGAGCGTTCTGGAGGACAGAAACCAGGCACCTCGGCATTGGTGGAATCACTGAACAGGCAGAGAACACCCTTTTCGCCGTAATGGGCGAGGCGAGCCATATCAAAGTGCTCACCATCCACCGGCGTGTGGTCGAACTTGAAATCACCGGTGAAGATCACCGTGCCCACCGGTGTGGTGATCGCCAGCGAAAAGCTGTCGGCCATCGAGTGGGTGTTACGGATGAACTCAACAGAGAAATGCTGCCCCACCTTCACCACATCGCGGGGAGCGACGGTCTGCAGCGTGGTGCGGTCGGTGACGCCCGCCTCATCCATCTTTCCGGTGAGCATCGAAAGGGCCAGTCGGGGCCCATAGATCACGGGGATGTTGAAGTGCTTGAGGTGGTGGGCAATCCCACCGATGTGGTCTTCATGGCCATGGGTGACGATCATGCCGCGAATGCGTTTCTGGTTCTCACGCAGAAAGCTGGTGTCGGGCAGAACCACGTTCACCCCATGCATTCCATCACTGGGGAATGCCAATCCGGCATCCACCAGCATCAGGTCGTCGCCGTACTCGAACACACAGGTGTTCTTGCCGATCTCATGCAGACCCCCCAGGGGGATGACCCGTAGGCAGGGCTCTTGTTCTTTGCCGGATCTCGCGTTGTAAGCCATGAAAAAACGTAAGTGGAAAAACTGTTTGCGTAAGCCGTTAAGCCGGATCCGTCAGGTCTGACGAAGGGCAGACAGGGCAATGGACAAGTTGGTTTTCATGGCTTCAGGTAAGGAGGACAAAGGAGGACGAGGAGCACCGACAGACCACCCATTGATCTCGAGGGCAGCTTTGACAGGGATGGGATTCGTGGTGGCAAACAAGGCCTTAAACACAGGGATTAATTGCTCGTGCTGGGCGAGAGCAGCACCGACTTCGCCTTCGAAATAGGCATTAAGCATGGCCCGAATCTGCGGACCGGCCACATGACTCGCAACACTCACGACGCCAACAGCACCAACAGACAACATCGGCAAGGTGAGTCCATCATCGCCGCTGTAAATCGCGAGCCGTGAGCCGCAGGCCAAGCGCAGAGCGGTGACTTCCTCGGTGGTCCCGCTCGCGGCTTTGAAGCTGACGATGTTGGGGCAATCCATCAAGCGAGCCACCGTTTCGGACTCGATATGACATCCCGTTCGTCCAGGAATGTTGTAAAGCATCAAAGGCAACGTGGGAGCCGCCTCCGCAATGGCGCGGAAATGACCTTCCAACCCCTCTTGCGGCGGCTTGTTGTAGTACGGAACGACGACCAAAGCGCCGTCGGCGCCAACGGCTGCCGCTTCTCGCGTGGCTTTCACGGCCTCAGAGGTGGAATTACTGCCAGTGCCCGCCAAAACCTGAGTCTCAGGACCAACAGCCTCTCGGACTGCTTCCAGCAACTTCAGCTGTTCATCCCAGCTGAGGGTGGGGGATTCACCTGTGGTTCCACACACCAATAGGCCATCCGATCCTTGCTCGACAAGATGACGGGCCAAACGAGCCGCCAACTGAAAATCAACCGCACCGCTGGAATCAAATGGGGTGACCATCGCCGTCACGATGCGGCCAAATGGTTGAGGGGAAAAGGAAGCGGAAAGAGTCATCAGTTCTGAATCAGCAATTCGGCGATCTGGACAGCATTCAGAGCAGCTCCTTTGCGGATCTGGTCACCACAGAGCCAAAGCTCAAGGGCATTGGGATCACTGATGTCTTGACGAATCCTGCCAATAGCAACGGGATCCCTTCCCGTCACATCCGTGGGCATCGGAAAACGATTGGCTGCCTGATCTTCGATGAGTTCAACGCCAGGCGCCGCAGCCAACAGTTGCCGGGCTTCATCCACGGGAAAAGGCTGTTCGAATTCAATGTTCACCGCCTCAGAGTGGGCACGCAGCACGGGAACACGCACACACGTTGCTGAAAAACGCAAATCAGGCAGATCCATGATTTTGCGCGTCTCATTCACCATTTTCATTTCCTCTTCGCAATAGCTGTTGTCTTGCAAAGGGGAGTTGTGAAGGAACAAATTAAAAGCAAGGGAATAGGGGAGTACCTCACTACTGGGGACACCACCATCGAGCACCACGCGGGACAGGTCTTTGAGCTCGTCCATGGCGCGAGCTCCAGCGCCGCTGGCTGATTGATAGGTGCTCACCAAAACACGACGCAACGCTCGCTTCGCCGCGAGGGGAGCCAACGCCAACGTGAGCAGAATCGTGGTGCAGTTGGGATTGGCAATCACCCCTTGATGCCCGTGGGCCGCCTGGGGATTGACCTCCGGAACCACGAGGGGAACGCCCTCCTCCATCCGAAAGGCACTGGAATTGTCCACCATCACAGCGCCCGCTCGGGTGATCGCTTCACGCCACTGACGTGACACCGAACCCCCCGCTGAGGCGAGAACAAGATCAACGCCTTGAAAGGCTTCGGCCGTGACTTCCTCCACAACAAGGTGGCGGCCATTCCAAGTTTGCTCTTGCCCGGCGGAGCGGGCTGAAGCGAGCAAGTTCAACTCACCGACAGGAAACTGTCGCTCTTCAAGCAGGAGCAAAAGTTCCTGACCAACGGCACCACTGGCGCCAAGGACAGCAACATTGAGCGGACGGTTAGGAAGGGTTGCTGTCAAGCGGTAGTGCGAACGTCTGAACTGAAAACTGTTGGCTCAACTGATCGCTACCACCGGTATGTAGAGAGGGCGGTGCATCAATTCATCACTCCTTCACCATACCGGGCAGGGGCTGGAGCGGCAGTTTCTTAAGCTGGTTTGCTGCCAAGAACTGCCGTCAACACAACCATGAGCGCTGCCACCCTGAAGGTGTCCACCGAATCCCGCCCCAGCAGCCGATTGGCGGTGACGGTGACCGTGCCTGGGGAGCGCTGTACGGCCAGCTATGAAGAGGCCATCACGAGCCTGAGCCGCAGCATCAACCTGCCGGGCTTCCGTAAAGGAAAAGTGCCTCGCTCGGTGTTGGTGCAACAGCTGGGTGGTGTCCGGATCAAAGCAACCGCCCTTGAAAAGCTGATCGATGGCGCCTGGCGCGACGCCATCAAGCAGGAATCGCTTGAGCCGATCAGCCAGCCCGATCTGAGCAGTGGCTTCGATGGATTGTTGGAAAGCTTCAACCCTGGCGATGAATTGACGTTCACGCTGGAGGCCGATGTGGCCCCAACGCCAAAGCTCAAAAGCACCAAAGGCCTGAAGGCGGAATACGAAGCGGTTGCCTACGACGCTTCGCGGGTCGACAGCATGATTGAAGATTCCCGCAAGCAACTCGCCACCGTTGTTCCCGTCGAGGGGCGCGCCGCAGAAAAAGGTGATATCGCTGTTCTTGGTTTCAAGGGCACCTACAGCGATGACGGGTCCGAAATCGATGGAGGAAGCGCCGACTCGATGGACGTGGATCTCGACAACGGCCGCATGATCCCCGGCTTCATCGAAGGCGTCATAGGCATGAAGGTGGGCGAGAGCAAGTCCGTCGATTGCCAATTTCCTGACGACTACCCAAAGGAAGATGCACGGGGCCGCAAGGCAGCCTTTGAGATTGAACTCAAAGATCTAAAAACCCGGGAGTTGCCTGAACTGGACGATGCCTTTGCTAAGCAAGCCAGCGAGCAGGACACGATGGCTGACCTCCGCAAAGATCTCGAGCAACGCCTCAAGGACGATGCAGAACGCCGCCAAACCAGCAACCGCAACGATGGCTTGGTGAAAGCGTTGGTGGAACAGCTGGAGGTAGAGCTCCCTGAAGCATTAATCCAGCAAGAAAGTCGCAACTTGGTGGAGCAAACAGCAGCTCAATTTGCCCAACAAGGCATGGATGTGAAATCGCTATTCACACCAGATTTAATTCGGAATCTGATGCAGAACTCCCGTCCTGAAGCCGAGGAGCGCCTGCGTCGCAGCTTCGCCCTCACCGCGCTGGCAGAAGCCGAAAACATCAAGTTGGAC carries:
- a CDS encoding precorrin-8X methylmutase yields the protein MAGMAQDHPIFTESIRRIRALLGDTGLQPLEQEVLERLVHSSGDPSIAELLRFSEGACEAGLSALQAGAVILTDTEMAAAAIRPMAQRTLGASVRTVLEWAPSFAPSGSTRTAAGLWLAWQELAAVQPAPLVLIGSAPTALEVLLKQVEEGSPRPSLVIGMPVGFVGVPESKRHLAHSDLAQIRLEGTRGGAGLVAAAVNALLRAAAGSDQSPAS
- the holA gene encoding DNA polymerase III subunit delta; translation: MPIHLIWGDDAAARDRAIDGLIQSRVDPSWSSLNLSRLDGAETGQAIQALEEARTPPFATGERLVLLQRSPFCNGCPSELADRFEAALELIPDSSHLVLVNPSKPDGRLRTTKTLQKRIKQGLDLEQSFPLPTAWDGAGQRQLVQRTADALSLTVKPDAIDALVEAIGTDSARLESELRKLSLRTTTITAALVTELVGGRATNALAVGDALLDGNAGEAIARWDALIEAGEPALRIVATLTGQIRGWLWVSLLEQQGERDVAVIAKAAGIGNPKRIYVMRKQLQGRPPKRFLSLLGRLLEVEALLKRGALPGNAFRDGLLG
- a CDS encoding aspartate kinase, which produces MALLVQKFGGTSVGSVERIQAVAQRIARCRENGDDVVVVVSAMGHTTDELTGLANALNASPAQREMDMLLASGEQVSSALLAMALHSEGVAAVSMTGPQVGIATESTHGRARILEIRTDRIRNRLSEGKVAVVAGFQGTSTSSDGIHEITTLGRGGSDTSAVALAAALGADACEIFTDVPGVLSTDPRKVADAQLMDSISCDEMLELASLGASVLHPRAVEIARNYGVNLVVRSSWSDAAGTRLTSRTARPIGHGGLELGSPVDGVEQVDGQAILALSQIPDQPGIAARLFETLSDAGINVDLIIQATHEGTSNDITFTVNEPDLNQAREVTQIVLNSLGGELSSEGGLTKLSIRGAGIMGRPGIAASLFNCLCQQGINLRLIATSEVKVSCVIASSSGRKALQAVREAFEVEDSQVAINPPLSGENEPEVRGVALDRDQVQLSVRHVPDRPGTAAALCSSLADNGISIDAIVQSERQHADGSRDISFILRKEDRARADVALAPLLAQWPGAALEDGDAIARVSAVGAGMRATAGTAGRMFRALADAQINIGLIATSEIRTSCVVAEDNGVKALQVVHACFGLGGDKRHQAQGTASPLEKT
- a CDS encoding ribonuclease J, with amino-acid sequence MAYNARSGKEQEPCLRVIPLGGLHEIGKNTCVFEYGDDLMLVDAGLAFPSDGMHGVNVVLPDTSFLRENQKRIRGMIVTHGHEDHIGGIAHHLKHFNIPVIYGPRLALSMLTGKMDEAGVTDRTTLQTVAPRDVVKVGQHFSVEFIRNTHSMADSFSLAITTPVGTVIFTGDFKFDHTPVDGEHFDMARLAHYGEKGVLCLFSDSTNAEVPGFCPPERSVFPNLDRHIANADGRVIVTTFASSIHRVSMILELAMKNGRKVGLLGRSMLNVIAKARELGYMRAPDELFVPIKQINDVPDRETLLLMTGSQGEPLAALSRISRGDHPQVKVKTTDTIIFSASPIPGNTISVVNTIDKLMMLGAKVVYGKGEGIHVSGHGFQEDQKLMLALTKPKFFVPVHGEHRMLVQHSKTGHSMGVPVNNTLIIENGDVVELTPESLRKGDPVKAGIELLDQSRNGIVDARVLKERQQLAEDGVVTILSAISTDGAMVAPPRVNLRGVVTTADARKMSLWTEREITWVLENRWKQLSRNTGDKAPEVDWMGVQREVEVGLGRRMRRELQVEPLILCLVQPAPGGTPKYKGRADAEPDDRPASRNRGGGAGRGVVRRNGAPPAPVRANGSSVAAPSKTASVVISSDVATSTAVATPAVAVAAPAATTAVATKVAAKVEKTAEPEQEMPAGRTRRRRSAAA
- the dapA gene encoding 4-hydroxy-tetrahydrodipicolinate synthase, with amino-acid sequence MTLSASFSPQPFGRIVTAMVTPFDSSGAVDFQLAARLARHLVEQGSDGLLVCGTTGESPTLSWDEQLKLLEAVREAVGPETQVLAGTGSNSTSEAVKATREAAAVGADGALVVVPYYNKPPQEGLEGHFRAIAEAAPTLPLMLYNIPGRTGCHIESETVARLMDCPNIVSFKAASGTTEEVTALRLACGSRLAIYSGDDGLTLPMLSVGAVGVVSVASHVAGPQIRAMLNAYFEGEVGAALAQHEQLIPVFKALFATTNPIPVKAALEINGWSVGAPRPPLSSLPEAMKTNLSIALSALRQT
- a CDS encoding aspartate-semialdehyde dehydrogenase, whose product is MTATLPNRPLNVAVLGASGAVGQELLLLLEERQFPVGELNLLASARSAGQEQTWNGRHLVVEEVTAEAFQGVDLVLASAGGSVSRQWREAITRAGAVMVDNSSAFRMEEGVPLVVPEVNPQAAHGHQGVIANPNCTTILLTLALAPLAAKRALRRVLVSTYQSASGAGARAMDELKDLSRVVLDGGVPSSEVLPYSLAFNLFLHNSPLQDNSYCEEEMKMVNETRKIMDLPDLRFSATCVRVPVLRAHSEAVNIEFEQPFPVDEARQLLAAAPGVELIEDQAANRFPMPTDVTGRDPVAIGRIRQDISDPNALELWLCGDQIRKGAALNAVQIAELLIQN
- the tig gene encoding trigger factor; this translates as MSAATLKVSTESRPSSRLAVTVTVPGERCTASYEEAITSLSRSINLPGFRKGKVPRSVLVQQLGGVRIKATALEKLIDGAWRDAIKQESLEPISQPDLSSGFDGLLESFNPGDELTFTLEADVAPTPKLKSTKGLKAEYEAVAYDASRVDSMIEDSRKQLATVVPVEGRAAEKGDIAVLGFKGTYSDDGSEIDGGSADSMDVDLDNGRMIPGFIEGVIGMKVGESKSVDCQFPDDYPKEDARGRKAAFEIELKDLKTRELPELDDAFAKQASEQDTMADLRKDLEQRLKDDAERRQTSNRNDGLVKALVEQLEVELPEALIQQESRNLVEQTAAQFAQQGMDVKSLFTPDLIRNLMQNSRPEAEERLRRSFALTALAEAENIKLDDSAIDTKLNEVKKDLSAEAKVDPERLRQAVMDDLMQEQLMSWLETNSTLTEKAPEPDSDTKS